The following coding sequences lie in one Cronobacter universalis NCTC 9529 genomic window:
- the nirB gene encoding nitrite reductase large subunit NirB, with translation MSKVRLAIIGNGMVGHRFIEDLLDKADPGQFDITVFCEEPRIAYDRVHLSSYFSHHTAEELSLVREGYYDKHGVKVLVGERAITINRQEKVIHSSAGRTVFYDKLIMATGSYPWIPPIKGSETQDCFVYRTIEDLNAIEACARRSKRGAVVGGGLLGLEAAGALKNLGVETHVIEFAPMLMAEQLDQMGGEQLRRKIESMGVRVHTSKNTQEIVQLGTEARKTMRFADGSELEVDFIVFSTGIRPRDKLAKQCDLEIAPRGGIMINDQCQTSDPDIYAIGECASWNSRVYGLVAPGYKMAQVAVDHILGNAGNQFEGADLSAKLKLLGVDVGGIGDAHGRTPKSRSYVFLDESKEIYKRLIVSEDNKTLLGAVLVGDTSDYGNLLQLVLNGIELPENPDSLILPAHAGQGKPSIGVDKLPDSAQICSCFDVTKGALIAAINKGCHTVAALKAETKAGTGCGGCIPLVTQVLNAELAKQGIEVNNNLCEHFAFSRQELYHLIRVEGIKSFEELLAKYGKGYGCEVCKPTVGSLLASCWNEYILKPQHTPLQDTNDNFLANIQKDGTYSVIPRSAGGEITPEGLMEVGRIAREFNLYTKITGSQRIGLFGAQKDDLPEIWRQLIAAGFETGHAYAKALRMAKTCVGSTWCRYGVGDSVGFGVELENRYKGIRTPHKMKFGVSGCTRECAEAQGKDVGIIATEKGWNLYVCGNGGMKPRHADLLAADLDKETLVRYLDRFMMFYIRTADKLTRTAPWLDNMEGGIDYLKRVIIDDKLGLNSQLEAEMTRLREAVICEWTETVNDPQAQGRFKHFVNSDRRDPNVQVVPERQQHRPATPYERIPVTFVEETV, from the coding sequence ATGAGCAAAGTCAGACTCGCAATTATCGGTAACGGCATGGTTGGTCACCGCTTTATCGAAGACCTTCTCGATAAAGCCGATCCAGGCCAGTTCGACATCACCGTTTTCTGTGAGGAGCCGCGCATCGCCTATGACCGCGTGCACCTCTCCTCTTACTTCTCCCACCACACGGCTGAAGAGCTGTCGCTGGTCCGCGAAGGCTACTACGACAAGCACGGCGTGAAAGTGCTGGTGGGCGAGCGTGCGATCACCATTAACCGCCAGGAGAAAGTGATTCACTCCAGCGCCGGGCGCACGGTCTTCTATGACAAACTGATCATGGCGACGGGCTCCTACCCGTGGATCCCGCCGATTAAAGGCTCCGAAACCCAGGACTGCTTCGTTTACCGCACCATCGAAGATCTGAACGCGATTGAAGCCTGCGCGCGTCGCAGCAAACGCGGCGCGGTCGTCGGCGGCGGTCTGCTCGGTCTGGAAGCCGCGGGCGCGCTGAAAAACTTAGGCGTCGAAACCCACGTCATCGAATTCGCGCCGATGCTGATGGCGGAACAGCTCGACCAGATGGGCGGCGAGCAGCTGCGCCGTAAAATTGAAAGCATGGGCGTGCGAGTTCACACCAGCAAAAACACCCAGGAGATTGTCCAGCTGGGCACTGAAGCGCGTAAAACCATGCGCTTTGCCGACGGCAGCGAGCTGGAAGTCGACTTCATCGTCTTCTCCACCGGTATCCGCCCGCGCGACAAACTGGCGAAACAGTGCGATCTCGAGATTGCGCCGCGCGGCGGCATCATGATTAACGACCAGTGCCAGACCTCCGACCCGGATATCTACGCCATCGGCGAATGCGCCAGCTGGAACAGCCGCGTCTATGGCCTCGTCGCGCCTGGCTACAAAATGGCGCAGGTGGCGGTTGACCACATTCTCGGCAACGCGGGCAACCAGTTTGAAGGCGCGGATCTCAGCGCCAAGCTGAAACTGCTGGGCGTTGACGTCGGCGGCATCGGCGACGCGCATGGCCGCACGCCGAAATCACGCAGCTATGTGTTCCTCGACGAAAGCAAAGAGATCTACAAACGCCTTATCGTCAGCGAAGACAACAAAACGCTGCTCGGCGCGGTACTGGTGGGCGACACCAGCGATTACGGCAACCTGCTGCAACTGGTGCTGAACGGTATTGAGCTGCCGGAAAACCCGGATTCGCTGATCCTCCCGGCGCACGCAGGCCAGGGCAAACCGTCTATCGGCGTCGATAAACTGCCGGACAGCGCGCAGATTTGCTCCTGCTTCGACGTGACCAAAGGGGCGCTGATCGCCGCCATCAACAAAGGTTGTCATACCGTCGCGGCGCTGAAAGCTGAAACCAAAGCCGGTACCGGCTGCGGCGGCTGTATCCCGCTGGTCACTCAGGTGCTGAACGCCGAACTGGCGAAACAGGGTATCGAAGTGAACAACAACCTGTGCGAGCACTTCGCGTTCTCCCGCCAGGAGCTGTATCACCTCATTCGTGTCGAAGGCATTAAATCGTTCGAGGAACTGCTGGCGAAATATGGCAAAGGCTACGGCTGCGAAGTCTGTAAGCCGACCGTCGGCTCGCTGCTGGCGTCCTGCTGGAATGAGTACATTCTCAAACCGCAGCACACGCCGCTGCAGGATACCAACGACAACTTCCTGGCGAACATCCAGAAAGACGGCACCTACTCCGTGATCCCGCGCTCCGCCGGCGGCGAGATCACGCCGGAAGGGCTGATGGAAGTGGGCCGTATCGCCCGCGAATTTAACCTCTACACCAAAATCACCGGCTCTCAGCGCATTGGTCTTTTCGGCGCGCAGAAAGACGATCTGCCGGAAATCTGGCGTCAGCTGATTGCCGCGGGCTTCGAAACCGGCCACGCCTACGCTAAAGCGCTGCGCATGGCGAAAACCTGCGTCGGCAGCACCTGGTGCCGTTACGGCGTCGGCGACAGCGTGGGCTTCGGCGTCGAGCTGGAAAACCGCTATAAAGGCATCCGCACGCCGCACAAAATGAAATTCGGCGTCTCCGGCTGTACGCGTGAATGCGCCGAAGCGCAGGGTAAAGACGTCGGTATTATCGCCACCGAAAAAGGCTGGAACCTCTATGTCTGCGGCAACGGCGGCATGAAACCGCGTCATGCGGACTTGCTGGCGGCGGATCTCGATAAAGAGACCCTGGTGCGCTATCTCGACCGCTTCATGATGTTCTACATCCGCACCGCCGACAAACTGACCCGTACCGCGCCGTGGCTGGACAACATGGAAGGCGGCATCGACTACCTGAAACGCGTCATCATCGACGACAAGCTGGGCCTGAACAGCCAGCTGGAAGCCGAAATGACCCGTCTGCGCGAGGCGGTGATTTGCGAGTGGACCGAAACGGTCAACGATCCGCAGGCGCAGGGCCGCTTTAAACACTTCGTGAACAGCGATCGCCGCGACCCGAACGTGCAGGTGGTGCCGGAGCGCCAGCAACACCGTCCGGCCACGCCGTATGAGCGCAT